From Alloacidobacterium dinghuense:
TTTACCGAGCATCTGGGCGGAGTGGTCTACGACGGCATTTGGGTTGGCGAGAAATCGAGTATCCCCAATATCCACGGCATTCGCAAAGAGTTGGTCGAGAAATTGAAAGCCATCAAAGCCCCGGTGATTCGCTGGCCGGGCGGATGTTTCGCCGACAGCTATGACTGGAAGGATGGCATCGGTCCAAGGGACAAGCGGCCACGGCGAACCAATTTCTGGGTCGATGATCCGCAGGCTAAGAAGTTGCCGAACGACGCTGTGCAGAAGTATGAGCCGAATACTTTCGGTACGGATGAGTTCGTCCAGTTTTGCAAGCTGAGCAATGCAGACCCATACATCGCTGCGAACCTTCGCGCGTTGCCCCCGCTCTCATTCGATCAATGGGTCGAGTACTGCAATTCGCCCGCGCACAGCACGACATACGCTGACATTCGGGCAGCCGCAGGGTATCCCGAGCCTTATAACGTGCGCTATTGGGGCATCGGAAATGAGAGCTGGGGCTGCGGTGGGAACTTCACGCCCGAAGAATACTCGAATGAGTATCGTCGTTTTACCGCGTGGGTTCCCGACTATGGCGTCGATCCGCGCTTTGTTGCTTCCGGTCCGAACGAGGATGACGTGGACTGGACGACGCAGTTCTTCGAAGACATTTTGCACCGCCGTCCCATTCATCCGCCTTATGGATGGTCGGTGCACAACTACACCAACGCTCTTGAAGCGCTGAACTTCAACGATCAGGATGCTTATTCGCTTTTCTATAAGGGAACATCGACGGAAAGAATTATCCAGAACATGTGGACTGCGATGGGCGTCTTTGATCGCGACCACCAGACGCGCATGGTCGTCGACGAGTACGGTCCCTGGTACGGAGCAGGAACGGAAGTGGACCCGACGCACATCTTCGGTCAGCAGATCACGATGCGGGACGCGATTGTTACAGCCTTTACGCTCGATATCTTTAATCGCCACGCGGAAAAAGTCTGTATGGCAAACTGCGCGCAACTGATCAACTGCATCGATTCACTCTTCATCGCGCACGAGGACAAGTTCATCGTGACTCCAAACTTCAATGTCTTCGAGATGTACGCAGCGCATCAGGGGGCGAAAGCTGTGCGCGCGGAATTCTCTGCGCCGTCGGTTGGATTTACAGACATCGTCAAACCCGATCGGTGGGGACCTCCACGCGGCGGCGAACGTTCTGTACAGCGAAGCCTGAACGGGCTGATGGGCTCGGCATCCGTGAACGGCAAGCAGCTAACGCTGACCGTCGTGAACCCGAGTCTGACAGACGCGCGTGACACGCAGATTGCAGTTCGAGGCGGTAGCGTGGCGACTGCCACTGCAACGGTTCTTGCAGCCTCTGACATTCACGCGCACAATACCTTTGAGCAGCCCAACGCCGTTACAACTAAATCCGCGCAGGCAACGGCCAGTGGCTCGACGGTAGCTTTCGCTTTTCCGCCGATGTCGGTAACAAAGGTAGAAATCACGCTGAGTTGACAGATCGCAATGAAGGCCAAGTCATCCAAGTCCGTGAAGCCCCGCAAGCGCAGAATCATTGTTTTGGCTGCCACCAGCGCCGATGGCTTCATCGCTCGAAGTGACGGTTCGGTAGATTGGCTGGATCGTCCAACGCCAAAAGGCGGCTACGGCATGGCCGAGTTCTATCAGTCCATCGACACAATCCTGTGGGGCAGGAAGACATACGATATGGCGTTGGATTTTCAAAAGAAAGGCGTGCCCGGTTCAGCATTCGATACCAAGATCAAGAATTATGTCTTCACACGCGGCCCGCTACCGTCGGACCCACCTGCGGGAGTGGAGTTCGTGACCGAGCCCGTCAAAGCATTTGCGACGCGCTTGCGGAAACGAAAGGGCAAAGACATCTGGATGATGGGTGGCGCCGGCATTATCGGGTCGTTTCTCGATGCAGGAGCGATTGACGAATTCAAGATCCACGTCATTCCCACGTTTATCGGGGAAGGCATTCCCTTGATCGCACCAGATCGTCGCAATGTGCCTCTGAGATTGATCTCTTCGAAGAAATTCCCGGATGGTGTGGTCGAGTTGCACTATGCTGTCCAGAGCTAACTCTATCGCGCACTCTTGCCATACACGCGCACATAATCAACCAGCATTTCTTGGGGGAACTTGCTCGAAGCATCCGGCAGCCCGGGCCAATCGCCTCCGACAGCAAGATTCAGCAGAAGAAAAAACTTGCCATCGTCGAAGGGCCAAACCGCTCCTTCCGGGAGACTTGACGGCGTAAACGAAGCATAGACATTCGCAGGATCGTCCACGTAATACTCAATTTTTTTCGGCGACCAAATCAGCCCGAAGGTGTGGAACGCATCGCCAAAGGCCTGATCGTGCGGCAGCGCGAAGGGCTGGCCTATCTTCGTGCCGGTAAATCCGGTTCCGTGGATGGAGCCGTAAATCGTATCCGGCTTCTTGCCGATGTTTTCCATGATGTCGAGTTCACCGCACGCAGGCCAATGTACCGTCGATATGTTGTCGCCAAGCATCCAGAAAGCGGGCCAGAATCCCTGGCCTTTGGGAATCTTGATGCGTGCCTCGATGCGTCCGTACTGAAAACTCTTCAGCCCCTCAGACTTGATGCGCGCCGAGGTGTAATGTCCCTGGCCATCGCTGCGTGCAACGATGTGCAGATAACCGTCTTTGCCTAAAAATGCATTCGGCTTTGCACTATTACATGGTGCCTGCGAAGATTGATAGCTGCAGTAAGTTTCCAGCTCTTGATTGCCGAAGCCGTTGCTGCCCGTATCAAATTTCCAGTTTGCGAGTGAAGGTGCGGGGGCGCCAGAGTTGAATTCATCGCTCCAGATCAAGCGCTCATGCCGGTCCTGCGCCTGCGCAATTCCAGCGGTTAATAGCAACAGTGCGCTCAGCATGAGCCACGATCTGTTCAGTGTCATATTGTGCCCAATAACCGGGGAAAACACTCCGTTCAGCGGCAATCTATTTCATCCTTACGCATAAAGGCTGTATCAAAGAATCATGTACTTGCAGTTTGATGTCGCGAACGTGATCAACGAATCATCGATTGCCACACTCGTCGATTGTTTCTACATGCGCGTGCGGCAGGACGATATTCTGGGCCCGGTTTTTGCAGAGAAGATCGGCAGTGACTGGGAGCCCCATCTGGAAACGATGCGATCTTTCTGGTCTTCGCTGATGCTCGCCAGTGGTCGTTATAAAGGCAATCCCATGGTGAAGCATCTGCTGCTGGCGCCGCGGATTAGCTCTGCGCATTTCGAGCGCTGGCTCGGCATCTGGAAACAGACTACAGCCGAGCTATTTCCACCGGAAGCGGCTGCGATCTTTATGCGCAAGGCGGAAAGCATGGCCGACCGCCTGATTGAAACCATCGATCGGCACCACGCATCGTTAGCGGTTTCGAACTAAAGACTGAGTCCGCACGATTCGTAAATCTTGCTTATCCATTCCATATCGCGCAGACCCTCTTCGCCATTGGTCTTCGGTTCTTCGTTCTTGATGATGCAGTTGCTGAAATAGTCGGCCATGCGAACGAAGTGAGAAGGATCTTTGGCAGGATTCGGCTCGTCAAGAGTCGTCTTGTCGTTGAAGCTGGCCGTCAAATGCTGCCCTTCATAGGGGAAGGCGCTCTCCACGTTGAGAACCCCCTTCGATCCATGCACGCGATAGAAACCGTTCATGTTCGCGCCGTACGAAGTGTTGCAACTGGCAACAATGCCTGAAGGAAACTTCATCGTCCAGGAAGTGTTCTCTTCCACCTGATCGAAGCGACCATCGTGATCAATGGTGGTTGAGTAGGCCTTCACTTCGACCGGTTCTTCGCCAGTCAAATAGCGGCAGGCATTCAGTGAATAGATCCCGACATCAAGCAGCGGGCCGCCGCCGGCCATCTTTTTATTCAAACGCCATTCGCCTGGGCTGATATTGAAGCCGTTCGCACTTTCAATGGCTTGTACTGTTCCCAGCTTTCCTTCGCGGATCAGAGAAATTGCGCGCAGATTCGTCGGCTCATACTGGCAGCGGTAGGCGATGAGCAGCTTCACATTCGCTTGTTTGCAGGCGTCGATCATCGAATGCGCATCGGCTACGCTCGTGCACATCGGCTTCTCGCATAGCACATGTTTTCCCGCTTTCGCTGCACGGATACTGTACTCCGCGTGCATGTTGTTGGGCAGCGCGATGTATACGGCATCAATCGTTTTGTTATCGCGCATCTGATCGCAGTTCTCGTAGGTATAAATTGAGCTGTCAGGCACTCCGTATTGCGCCGCCATTTTGCGAGCCTTGTCGGGATGGCCGCTGACGATTCCGGTGATCTTCGATTGGCTCGACATCTTCACGCCGGGCATAAAGTGATCCATTGAAATGCGGCCAAGGCCAACGATGCAATAGCCAATCCGGTGATCGTCGCCTTGCGCATGAAGTTCCGGCAAGGCAGACGAGAGAAGAGTTGCACCCGCAAGGGTAGTGAACTGGCGGCGATTTAGATTCATGCCATAGCTCCGTAAAATAACTTTGGATTAGACATCAATTGCAGCGAATAACTCAGTGGTGATACCCACGCTACTCGTGATTAGATGGAAGGCATGGGAATAGCAACGGAAAAGCTGCGTCTCAGCGAGATTTCTCCACGCATCATGCAGTCGGAAATTCGTTCGATGACCGTAGAATGCGATCGCCTTGGCGGAGTGAATCTCGCGCAGGGCGTCTGCGATACCGAGGTGCCTTCTGTCGTAATTGAGAGCGCGATCAAGGCCATTCATGACGGTCACAACATTTATACGCGCATGGATGGACTTACGCCGCTGCGCGAGTCTATCGCGCGAAAAATGGCGCACTACAACGGTATCCACGTTGATCCCGAATCGGAAGTGCTGGTCACTTCCGGTGCAACGGCAGGGCTGTACGCCGCGTGCCTGGCACTCTTCGACCCCGGCGATGAGGTTGTGCTGTTCGAGCCGTTCTACGGCTACCACGTCAATACGTTGTTGAGCCTTCGCATGCAGCCCAAAGCAGTGCCGATGGCAATGCACACATGGGAGATTGATTTCGGCGTCCTGCGTGCAGCCATTACGCCGCGCACACGGGCGATCATTGTCAATTCGCCATCGAATCCGTGCGGCAAAGTTTTCAGCCGCGCTGAGTTTGAAAAAATCGCAGCCCTTGCGGACGAACACGACCTCTTTCTTCTTACCGATGAGATCTACGAATATTTCCTCTTCGATGGCAGGGAACACATCTCGCCCGCGTCGCTTCCAGGAATGGCTGAGCGGACGATCACAATTTCAGGACTGTCGAAGACCTTTAGTATCACAGGATGGCGTATTGGCTATCTTGCAGCTGACAAGCGCTGGCTCGGCTCGATTGCTTACTTTCACGACCTGACCTATGTTTGCGCGCCAACACCTTTCCAATACGGCTCTGTTACAGGGCTCGTTGAGCTTCCCGATAACTTCTACCTGCAACTGGCAACTGAGTATCAGGCCAAGCGGGATATGCTTTGCTCTGCATTGCAGGACGTCGGTTTTACGCCCTCGATTCCGCAGGGCGCTTACTATGTGCTGGCCGATGTCAGTGCTGTTCCAGGCGCCACTGCGCGTGAGAAGGCGCGCAATCTGTTAGCGCAGACTGGAGTGGCAGGGGTTGCCGGTACTGCATTTTTCACCGGAGGTCGCGGCGAAGAAATCATGCGCTTCTGCTTCGCCAAGCGCGACGAGGATCTGCAGCGTGCCTGCGATGCCCTGCGTAGCTATCGCATCTGAAATTCAGGCGAGCCAAGAATCAGCGCTGACATTGTATCCAGCTGCTGCGTAGCATCTGCTGGTGCAGCAGTCTGAGCCAGTTGCTCACGAATGACCGAGTTTGTCTTCGCAGAAACATCTCCGGCAATCAGCAATTGCTCCATCAACTCAAGAGCTTCGTCCTGCCCGCTAGGCACAGCAGCCTTTTGCGTCATGATGGCTGGTTCGACAGCGACGCGGTGCAGAGAATCCGGCGAAGTCGCAGGCCGCGCCAGCAGGCCGTCGGCAAGCAGGTGCGGAGCGTCGAACTTCATTCCGCCGAGCTTGCTCGTGGTCAACTGCATGGAAAAATTCAGCCGGTCAACTAACGCCGCAGAGTTCATCCAGTGATCGGCTGTCATCGGGTATCCGGTTGGTGGCTGCATCTGGTAAAGCGGCTCGCCCATGCGAGCCAGCGTGCCCACCAACGCGCCGGGGTTCGTGGGATTCGTATCTGTGGAACGAAACGCCGAGGCGACGAATTCGAGCGGCGTCTTTACCTTATTGCGATAGTTTGTGCGCGACCAGAATTCAGGGGAGTGCACCATGGTCCGCAATACCTGCTTGATATCGCCGTCAGAGGAGAGATAGGTCTGCGCCATGCGATCGACCAGTGCCGGAGGGGGCTCGTCGGCGACAAAGCGCTGCGCTAATTTGTAACTGATAAAGTGAGCGGTCTGCGGCTGCGCGGCCAGCCATGTCAGCGCCAGTACGCCCTCGTTGAAGCCATTTTCTTTGATCGTCTGCCCAAACCACTTTTTCGTGCCCGGCTCGTGCCACCGCGGATTAAAGACAAAGGGCCCACCCAGTTCGGGATGATCAATCGTCCAGCCAGTAAAAATCTTTGCCAGGTTCGTGACGTCAGCCTGCGTATAGCCGCCATTAACGCTGACCGTGTGCAGCTCCATTACCTCGCGGCCATAGTTTTCGTTCAGGCCACGGTCTTGCTGCTTGGGATTGGCTTTCTGCCGATTGGCGGCAAGCGAATCAGGCCCAATGCTGGTGCGGTTGTCGAGATAGTCGAGCATCGCCGGATGCTCCGCGGTTGCCAGCAGCAGATCTTTGAACTTGCCCAGGGCATGTTCGCGGATGGCATTGCGTTCGTAGTCCGCGAGATAGTACGTTTCGATGGGATTTTTGTGCAGGAAGATATTGAAGTGATTGAACCAGAAATCGGTCATCACTTCTTCAAGCTGCCGCTCGCTCAGAATCGCACGCAGAATCTTTGCCTGCTGCAATTCATTCTGCGCTACCCCGATGCCTGCTGCGCCGCCACCCATCATCTGAAAGATCTCGCGCTCGCGTGGGGTGAAGTCGTTCATGAGCATCGTGCGCTGCGGGTCGGTAACGCGACGGCAAAGGATCATGCGCTGTTCCGCCGGCAAACGCATGATTGCCTGCATGCGCAGGCCTTTCTGATAGCCAAGAATCTGATCTGCCAGAGTCTGTGCTGTTGGGCCACTCTGTGGCTCATCCTCCATATCGATCGGCGGAGGAGCCTGCTCGGCATTCGTCTGCATTACCGGCATCGAGGCACTCTGAGTCTGGTTCGCCGCTGCATCCCGTGCCTGCTTGCGTTTGTAGCGTTCCAGCATGACTTCGTATGCTCCGGCGAGCATCGGATCCTGCGGCATGGCGAGTTTGCCGGCATCAATCTGGCGAATCACGCCCCCATCGGGAAAGTTCATCGCCACCTGCGGCGGAGCCATCGTCAACGATGGAAAGGCGGCTAGCCGTTTGTCGAGGTCGGCATTTGAAATGGAGTCGGGATTCAATTGTTGTTCAAACCACACCTCCCAGCCAATTTTTGTGACCGCCGCCACATCTCCAGGCCGCGGACCAAAGGTGAAGCGAGCAAGAACTTGCTGTGCGCGCTCCTCGTTCGTGAGTGGAGGAAGTACCGGTTCGGCTTTGGACGGAACTTTATGATGAGATGCAGCGTGTGAAGGGCTCTGCGCGACCGCCGCGATCGGCAACAGAGCAATGGCAAAGAGGCTTAGTGATAGAGTTGTGCGGATCAACCCATGCTCCTGACAACGGTATAAACCGGAATCCAGGCTTAGAGTTGCGCCGGTTGTGCCTTTACCTGTCTCGATCGCGTCGTTTTGAATAAATATGTAAGCACTGGCCGCGCCAGGAGCAGAACCCCAAGTACAAGGGTGATCGTAAGCGGCGTGCGCACGCCTGATTTTACCCCCCACCAATAGTGAACAACCCCCGCAATTGCCGATACATACGCCAGCCGATGCAACGCTTGCCAACGCTTGCCGCCCAACTTGCGGATCGACCACGTCGTTGACGTCAGGACGAGAGGAACGAGCAGCATCCAGGCGGTGAGTCCGGCGGTAATGAATCGCCGGCGGGTAATGTCATTGATCATCGCGCTTAAGCTGAAGTTCGAATAGAGCCAGACATAGGTCAACAAATGCAGGCATGCATAGAAGAAGGCATAAAGACCCAGCATCCGCCGGAAGCGGATGAGCCAGCTCAGTTTCGGAATCAGTCGTCGCACCGGCGTAATTGCAAGGGAAGTCACCAGTAAGCGGAGCGTCCCCTTTCCGGTAAAGAAAGTAACGGCAGCTATCGGATCAGCGCCAAGCGCATCCGGTACGGTGGTGCTGGCCTGCCAGAACTTCCAGGCCAGCCACATAACCGGCGCAAGGCACGCGATATGCACCAGCACTTTCAGGAAAACGATCAGTCGATTCGGCATGATTAGTAGTATTTGCGCAGATCCATACCGTTATAGAGGCTGGCCACCTGGTCGCCATAGCCATTGAACATCAGCGTCGCGCGGCGTTGTTTGAAGACCGGTTCGCCGATACGCCGCTCATACTTCTGGCTCCAGCGTGGGTGATCGACATTGGGATTCACATTTGAGTAAAACCCGTATTCATTCGAGGCCTGATCGTTCCACGCTGTGTGTGGCTGCTTTTCAACGAAACGCACTTTGACAATCGATTTTGCCGACTTAAATCCATATTTCCACGGCACCACGATGCGCACAGGCGCGCCATCCTGGTTCGGCAGCGTCTCTCCGTAAAGCCCGAAGCAGAGCAGCGTCAGCGGGTTCATCGCCTCATCCATGCGCAGCCCCTCGGAGTAGGGCCAGTTGATGGAAGACTGGCTGAGTCCCGGCATCTGCTTGCGATCCGCGAGCGTCAGGAACTGTACGAACTTGGCATTGCCAAGGGGTTCGCATTCCTTGATGAACTCAGACAGTGAATAGCCAACCCACGGGATCACCATGCTCCACGCCTCGACGCAGCGGAGTCGATACACGCGCTCTTCCTGCGGACGCAGCTTCAGGAGCGTGTCGATATCGAAGGTCTTCGGCTTTTTCACCAAGCCTTCCACGGTCACCGTCCATGGTCGCGTCTGCATCCTCCCCGCGTTCTTTGCTGGATCGCCTTTCTCCACGCCGAATTCATAGAAGTTGTTGTAATTGGTGATGTATTGGTATGGCGTCAGGTCTTCGCCGGTAGTGGAAAGCGGACTCTTCACCGTATCGAGTTTTGTGCCAGCATGAACTCGACGACTCGGTTCGAGAATCCGCGCCATGCGCTCTCCGGCAAGCGCCGCGACTCCAGCGGCTCCGGCTGCAGCCATAAACTTTCGCCGGTCCATGTAGGCAGATTTTGAAGTGATTTCAGAAGAAGGAATGTCGCTCGATTTGCGGATCAACATCGGTCAGTGCCCTGTTTCTCTAATTACAGACTAAAGTACGCATTTACCTGCGAGAGTAGATGTTTTTGCTGCTCACAAATAAATCCAAAACTTGTATGGCTCCAAAAAGCGATACCTAAGCAATTGGAAGCCACATCTTATGATTCATAGGAGGGGTGAATGGTTACAGATAACCTGCACGCAACGCAGAAACTTTCACCAGAGGAAAACGACCGCATGCGGCAGGCGTCCGAGTTGCTGCTTGCGGCACGTCGTGATTCGCAGCCTATCGAAAGTCTGCCAGAAGCACTGCGTCCACACATGCTCGATGAGGCCTACGCACTGCAAGACATCATCGCCCGCGCTTTGGGACCAATTGGCGGCTGGAAAGTCGGCGCCACATCGCCCGACGCAACCCCCGCATACGCCCCTATGCCGCTGCTCGGCGGCTTCGCGCACAGCGGGCAGACGCTGAGCGAATCGTATCGCCGTTACCGTGGCGTCGAAGCCGAAATCGCCTTTCACCTCGGCAAAGACCTTCCTGTTCGCAAAGAGGCTTATACACGCAAAGAAGTCATCGACGCGATCGCTTCAGCGCATCCGGCCATTGAACTCATGGAACCGGCATTCCTCAATCCCGATATCGTCGACCGGCTCTCCATGATTGGCGATTTGCAGATGAATGGCGGCTTCGTCTACGGCCCCGCACTTCCTTCTTGGCAAAGCGCTGATCTCACAAAGGAAACTGTCGTTGTGACCATCGACGGAGCCGTTCGCTTCACAGGCACCGCTTCGAACCCCGCCGGAACCGATCTTCTGCGGCTTGTTACATGGCTGGCGAATGAAGGCCAGCATCGCACCGCCGGCCTCAAAGCCGGTGACTGGATCACCACCGGAAGCTGGTGCGGCAAGTTCAACGCAAATTCTGGATCGGAAGTGCGCGTCACCTTCTCAACCTTCGGAACAGTGCAGGTTTACTTTGCCTGAGATGCAAACGGCCACTCGCGGCGTCTGTAGGCGCGGGCGAAATACAGAAGGCTGCCCGTCACCGCAATCACTCCCGCATACACAAATTCGCGCGAGGCGTCAGGCCGAGAGAACACGATGAACAAAAAGCCGGCGAGCGCTAGAAGCGGCGGCAGAGGGTAAAACCACAAACGAAAGGGTCGCGGCATCTCTGGACGCCGGATCCGCAGCAAAATTACTCCGACCTGCTGCAACAGGTATTGCAGAATGATCCGGATCGCCACCAGCGCCGCGATTACGTGCGAGAGATCAAAGAAGCAGAAGATTGCCGCGACAACCCCAAGCGCAATCAGCGAGACGTTAGGAAAGCCGTGCCTCGGATGCAAAGTTGCGAATGAACGGAAATAGTTACCATCGAGAGCCGCGGCATACGGCGCGCGCGAATAGGTCAGCAGCAGAGAAAAGACAGAAGCGAATGCCGTCCACATCACCAGCGCAGCCAGCACCCGTGCTGCCGTCACTCCGAAAGTCCGCTGCATAAGAACAGCAACCACAGCGTAACGCCCATCGCCGCCTTTCACCAGTTCCTGCCATGGAATCACGCCGAGTACGCTGATGTTCATCAACAAATACAGCACCGCGACGATCGCAATCGAAATCAGCACAGCGCGCGGAATCGTCCGTCCAGGATCACGCACTTCGCCGCCGAGAAAGCAGACCGTGTAATAACCCCAGTAGTCGTACGTTGCAATCAGCGTAGCCGCGCCCAGCCCTTGAAAGAACGCCGGAGTGAGATGAAATGCGCCTGCCGGCATGACTACTTGCGACGCATGAAAATGTGTTACTCCCGCGAGAATGACGGACCCGATGGTTAGCAGTACTCCCGACCACAACACCCACGCGAGTCGCCGGATGGTGCTGAGATTGCGATAGAGGAGCGCAAGAATCAGCAGACAGCTTCCTGATGCAAGCAGGCTGGTGTAACGAAGGTGGGACATTCCCGCAACCGTATTGCCAAGAGACGGCCAAAGATATGCGGCATACTGCGAGAGGCCGATGCAGCCCGAAGCAATGGAAAGGGGCGCGCTAAATCCAAGCTGCCAGATGTAGAGAAACGAAGCCCAGCGTCCCGCGCCGTTGCGACCGTAAATCTCACGCAGAAATGTGTATGACCCGCCCGCCTCCGGCATCGCTGCGCCCAGTTCCGCCCAAACCAGGCCATCGCACACAGCGATCAGTGCGCCGAGAATCCAACCCAGCATTGCCTGCGGTCCACCCATTGCAGCCACCACGAGGGGCAGCGTAATGAACGGTCCCACGCCGATCATGTTCATCATGTTCAGCGAGACAGCGTTTCCCAGGCTCAGTTGTCGTTTCAGTTGCGACGGCATGCTTCGATCATCATCAAAGAGTGAAAGGCAGTCAGTGGATTGTACACTGGGCTTGAACCCTTTCCTGGAGACTAGACAAGTAGATGCAGCCTGCCGGACGACGACTCAAGCTGATTGCTACACTCGCGCTCGCTGCGACCACCGCTGCGCAAACCCAGACAGTTCCCTGGGCCACGCAAATTGCGGCTACTCCCGACGCACAAACGCTGCCAGAAGACCGCGGCGCCGATGGTCTATGGCAAACGTTG
This genomic window contains:
- a CDS encoding alpha-N-arabinofuranosidase; translated protein: MQRREFLKTSALAGSAYFLFRKQALAATADAHIEVLVNEPIATIQPEIYGHFTEHLGGVVYDGIWVGEKSSIPNIHGIRKELVEKLKAIKAPVIRWPGGCFADSYDWKDGIGPRDKRPRRTNFWVDDPQAKKLPNDAVQKYEPNTFGTDEFVQFCKLSNADPYIAANLRALPPLSFDQWVEYCNSPAHSTTYADIRAAAGYPEPYNVRYWGIGNESWGCGGNFTPEEYSNEYRRFTAWVPDYGVDPRFVASGPNEDDVDWTTQFFEDILHRRPIHPPYGWSVHNYTNALEALNFNDQDAYSLFYKGTSTERIIQNMWTAMGVFDRDHQTRMVVDEYGPWYGAGTEVDPTHIFGQQITMRDAIVTAFTLDIFNRHAEKVCMANCAQLINCIDSLFIAHEDKFIVTPNFNVFEMYAAHQGAKAVRAEFSAPSVGFTDIVKPDRWGPPRGGERSVQRSLNGLMGSASVNGKQLTLTVVNPSLTDARDTQIAVRGGSVATATATVLAASDIHAHNTFEQPNAVTTKSAQATASGSTVAFAFPPMSVTKVEITLS
- a CDS encoding dihydrofolate reductase family protein, with product MKAKSSKSVKPRKRRIIVLAATSADGFIARSDGSVDWLDRPTPKGGYGMAEFYQSIDTILWGRKTYDMALDFQKKGVPGSAFDTKIKNYVFTRGPLPSDPPAGVEFVTEPVKAFATRLRKRKGKDIWMMGGAGIIGSFLDAGAIDEFKIHVIPTFIGEGIPLIAPDRRNVPLRLISSKKFPDGVVELHYAVQS
- a CDS encoding glycoside hydrolase family 16 protein — encoded protein: MTLNRSWLMLSALLLLTAGIAQAQDRHERLIWSDEFNSGAPAPSLANWKFDTGSNGFGNQELETYCSYQSSQAPCNSAKPNAFLGKDGYLHIVARSDGQGHYTSARIKSEGLKSFQYGRIEARIKIPKGQGFWPAFWMLGDNISTVHWPACGELDIMENIGKKPDTIYGSIHGTGFTGTKIGQPFALPHDQAFGDAFHTFGLIWSPKKIEYYVDDPANVYASFTPSSLPEGAVWPFDDGKFFLLLNLAVGGDWPGLPDASSKFPQEMLVDYVRVYGKSAR
- a CDS encoding group III truncated hemoglobin is translated as MYLQFDVANVINESSIATLVDCFYMRVRQDDILGPVFAEKIGSDWEPHLETMRSFWSSLMLASGRYKGNPMVKHLLLAPRISSAHFERWLGIWKQTTAELFPPEAAAIFMRKAESMADRLIETIDRHHASLAVSN
- a CDS encoding Gfo/Idh/MocA family protein, producing MNLNRRQFTTLAGATLLSSALPELHAQGDDHRIGYCIVGLGRISMDHFMPGVKMSSQSKITGIVSGHPDKARKMAAQYGVPDSSIYTYENCDQMRDNKTIDAVYIALPNNMHAEYSIRAAKAGKHVLCEKPMCTSVADAHSMIDACKQANVKLLIAYRCQYEPTNLRAISLIREGKLGTVQAIESANGFNISPGEWRLNKKMAGGGPLLDVGIYSLNACRYLTGEEPVEVKAYSTTIDHDGRFDQVEENTSWTMKFPSGIVASCNTSYGANMNGFYRVHGSKGVLNVESAFPYEGQHLTASFNDKTTLDEPNPAKDPSHFVRMADYFSNCIIKNEEPKTNGEEGLRDMEWISKIYESCGLSL
- a CDS encoding pyridoxal phosphate-dependent aminotransferase, which encodes MGIATEKLRLSEISPRIMQSEIRSMTVECDRLGGVNLAQGVCDTEVPSVVIESAIKAIHDGHNIYTRMDGLTPLRESIARKMAHYNGIHVDPESEVLVTSGATAGLYAACLALFDPGDEVVLFEPFYGYHVNTLLSLRMQPKAVPMAMHTWEIDFGVLRAAITPRTRAIIVNSPSNPCGKVFSRAEFEKIAALADEHDLFLLTDEIYEYFLFDGREHISPASLPGMAERTITISGLSKTFSITGWRIGYLAADKRWLGSIAYFHDLTYVCAPTPFQYGSVTGLVELPDNFYLQLATEYQAKRDMLCSALQDVGFTPSIPQGAYYVLADVSAVPGATAREKARNLLAQTGVAGVAGTAFFTGGRGEEIMRFCFAKRDEDLQRACDALRSYRI
- a CDS encoding DUF1800 domain-containing protein translates to MIRTTLSLSLFAIALLPIAAVAQSPSHAASHHKVPSKAEPVLPPLTNEERAQQVLARFTFGPRPGDVAAVTKIGWEVWFEQQLNPDSISNADLDKRLAAFPSLTMAPPQVAMNFPDGGVIRQIDAGKLAMPQDPMLAGAYEVMLERYKRKQARDAAANQTQSASMPVMQTNAEQAPPPIDMEDEPQSGPTAQTLADQILGYQKGLRMQAIMRLPAEQRMILCRRVTDPQRTMLMNDFTPREREIFQMMGGGAAGIGVAQNELQQAKILRAILSERQLEEVMTDFWFNHFNIFLHKNPIETYYLADYERNAIREHALGKFKDLLLATAEHPAMLDYLDNRTSIGPDSLAANRQKANPKQQDRGLNENYGREVMELHTVSVNGGYTQADVTNLAKIFTGWTIDHPELGGPFVFNPRWHEPGTKKWFGQTIKENGFNEGVLALTWLAAQPQTAHFISYKLAQRFVADEPPPALVDRMAQTYLSSDGDIKQVLRTMVHSPEFWSRTNYRNKVKTPLEFVASAFRSTDTNPTNPGALVGTLARMGEPLYQMQPPTGYPMTADHWMNSAALVDRLNFSMQLTTSKLGGMKFDAPHLLADGLLARPATSPDSLHRVAVEPAIMTQKAAVPSGQDEALELMEQLLIAGDVSAKTNSVIREQLAQTAAPADATQQLDTMSALILGSPEFQMR
- a CDS encoding sulfite oxidase heme-binding subunit YedZ — protein: MPNRLIVFLKVLVHIACLAPVMWLAWKFWQASTTVPDALGADPIAAVTFFTGKGTLRLLVTSLAITPVRRLIPKLSWLIRFRRMLGLYAFFYACLHLLTYVWLYSNFSLSAMINDITRRRFITAGLTAWMLLVPLVLTSTTWSIRKLGGKRWQALHRLAYVSAIAGVVHYWWGVKSGVRTPLTITLVLGVLLLARPVLTYLFKTTRSRQVKAQPAQL
- the msrP gene encoding protein-methionine-sulfoxide reductase catalytic subunit MsrP, with the protein product MLIRKSSDIPSSEITSKSAYMDRRKFMAAAGAAGVAALAGERMARILEPSRRVHAGTKLDTVKSPLSTTGEDLTPYQYITNYNNFYEFGVEKGDPAKNAGRMQTRPWTVTVEGLVKKPKTFDIDTLLKLRPQEERVYRLRCVEAWSMVIPWVGYSLSEFIKECEPLGNAKFVQFLTLADRKQMPGLSQSSINWPYSEGLRMDEAMNPLTLLCFGLYGETLPNQDGAPVRIVVPWKYGFKSAKSIVKVRFVEKQPHTAWNDQASNEYGFYSNVNPNVDHPRWSQKYERRIGEPVFKQRRATLMFNGYGDQVASLYNGMDLRKYY